A window of Pectinophora gossypiella chromosome 12, ilPecGoss1.1, whole genome shotgun sequence contains these coding sequences:
- the LOC126371484 gene encoding oxygen-dependent coproporphyrinogen-III oxidase isoform X2 produces MSFKVVVRSFRTLSYVGSYRKLRNRPYKLYCAALLGTGYVAYSQHKQNVASAREIAQFDKYMAEPITSMEILEKNKDDMKTQMELLIMRIQSEFCKALESEEDKEAKFKVDRWTRKSGGGGITCVLQDGRVFEKAGVNISVVHGKLPPAAVQQMRSRGKNLENAELPFFAAGVSAVIHPRNPMVPTVHFNYRYFEVTDKNGVQWWFGGGTDLTPYYLDEADALHFHMTLKHACDEHDASYYQRFKKWCDDYFTITHRGEKRGIGGIFFDDMDYPDRESAFKFVTSCAEAVIPSYLPIVKKHKDDAYGYKERQWQLLRRGRYVEFNLIYDRGTKFGLNTPEARYESILMSLPLTAKWEYMHEPKPNSAEGNLIKVLKNPRDWLSLEKTASASSPKATVTSRSSA; encoded by the exons ATGTCGTTCAAGGTGGTTGTGAGGAGTTTCAGGACACTCAGCTATGTGGGCAGTTACAGGAAACTTAGAAATCGTCCGTACAA ATTATACTGTGCTGCATTGTTGGGCACAGGCTATGTTGCATACAGCCAACATAAACAAAATGTAGCTTCAGCAAGGGAAATAGCCCAGTTTGACAAGTATATGGCTGAACCTATAACATCAATGGAAATATTGGAAAAAAATAAGGATGACATGAAGACACAGATGGAACTACTCATTATGAGGATACAGTCGGAATTCTGCAAAGCCTTAGAAAGTGAAGAAGATAAG GAAGCTAAATTCAAAGTAGATCGGTGGACGCGCAAGTCTGGTGGCGGGGGGATAACGTGCGTTCTGCAAGATGGCCGCGTATTCGAGAAGGCAGGCGTCAATATATCCGTCGTGCATGGGAAATTACCGCCAGCAGCTGTACAACAGATGCGCAGCAG gGGTAAAAATTTGGAAAACGCCGAGCTGCCATTCTTCGCTGCGGGAGTAAGTGCTGTGATCCACCCGCGCAACCCTATGGTGCCCACTGTACACTTCAACTACAGATATTTCGAAGTTACTGATAAAAATG ggGTTCAATGGTGGTTCGGCGGTGGCACTGATCTTACTCCGTATTACCTAGATGAAGCAGACGCTCTTCACTTCCATATGACCTTAAAACACGCCTGTGATGAACATGACGCGTCATATTATCAGAg GTTCAAAAAATGGTGTGATgattattttacaataactCATCGCGGAGAGAAACGTGGTATCGGTGGCATATTCTTCGATGATATGGATTATCCCGATAGAGAATCCGCATTCAAATTCGTCACATCATGTGCCGAAGCTGTCATCCCAAGCTATCTTCCTATTG TCAAGAAACACAAGGACGACGCTTACGGCTACAAGGAGCGGCAATGGCAGCTGCTCCGTCGCGGCCGCTACGTGGAGTTCAACTTGATCTACGACAGGGGAACCAAGTTCGGCCTCAACACGCCCGAGGCGCGATATGAGTCCATACTCATGTCGCTGCCTTTAACTGCT AAATGGGAATATATGCACGAGCCGAAACCCAATTCTGCTGAAGGTAATCTAATAAAAGTCCTGAAAAATCCTCGAGACTGGCTCAGTTTGGAGAAGACAGCGAGCGCGAGCAGCCCAAAAGCTACAGTTACGAGCCGTTCTTCTGCTTAA
- the LOC126371484 gene encoding oxygen-dependent coproporphyrinogen-III oxidase isoform X1 has translation MSFKVVVRSFRTLSYVGSYRKLRNRPYKLYCAALLGTGYVAYSQHKQNVASAREIAQFDKYMAEPITSMEILEKNKDDMKTQMELLIMRIQSEFCKALESEEDKAWENDDQDELEFDNNDLIVVTPEAKFKVDRWTRKSGGGGITCVLQDGRVFEKAGVNISVVHGKLPPAAVQQMRSRGKNLENAELPFFAAGVSAVIHPRNPMVPTVHFNYRYFEVTDKNGVQWWFGGGTDLTPYYLDEADALHFHMTLKHACDEHDASYYQRFKKWCDDYFTITHRGEKRGIGGIFFDDMDYPDRESAFKFVTSCAEAVIPSYLPIVKKHKDDAYGYKERQWQLLRRGRYVEFNLIYDRGTKFGLNTPEARYESILMSLPLTAKWEYMHEPKPNSAEGNLIKVLKNPRDWLSLEKTASASSPKATVTSRSSA, from the exons ATGTCGTTCAAGGTGGTTGTGAGGAGTTTCAGGACACTCAGCTATGTGGGCAGTTACAGGAAACTTAGAAATCGTCCGTACAA ATTATACTGTGCTGCATTGTTGGGCACAGGCTATGTTGCATACAGCCAACATAAACAAAATGTAGCTTCAGCAAGGGAAATAGCCCAGTTTGACAAGTATATGGCTGAACCTATAACATCAATGGAAATATTGGAAAAAAATAAGGATGACATGAAGACACAGATGGAACTACTCATTATGAGGATACAGTCGGAATTCTGCAAAGCCTTAGAAAGTGAAGAAGATAAG gcATGGGAGAATGACGATCAAGATGAATTAGAATTTGATAATAATGATTTAATTGTGGTGACTCCG GAAGCTAAATTCAAAGTAGATCGGTGGACGCGCAAGTCTGGTGGCGGGGGGATAACGTGCGTTCTGCAAGATGGCCGCGTATTCGAGAAGGCAGGCGTCAATATATCCGTCGTGCATGGGAAATTACCGCCAGCAGCTGTACAACAGATGCGCAGCAG gGGTAAAAATTTGGAAAACGCCGAGCTGCCATTCTTCGCTGCGGGAGTAAGTGCTGTGATCCACCCGCGCAACCCTATGGTGCCCACTGTACACTTCAACTACAGATATTTCGAAGTTACTGATAAAAATG ggGTTCAATGGTGGTTCGGCGGTGGCACTGATCTTACTCCGTATTACCTAGATGAAGCAGACGCTCTTCACTTCCATATGACCTTAAAACACGCCTGTGATGAACATGACGCGTCATATTATCAGAg GTTCAAAAAATGGTGTGATgattattttacaataactCATCGCGGAGAGAAACGTGGTATCGGTGGCATATTCTTCGATGATATGGATTATCCCGATAGAGAATCCGCATTCAAATTCGTCACATCATGTGCCGAAGCTGTCATCCCAAGCTATCTTCCTATTG TCAAGAAACACAAGGACGACGCTTACGGCTACAAGGAGCGGCAATGGCAGCTGCTCCGTCGCGGCCGCTACGTGGAGTTCAACTTGATCTACGACAGGGGAACCAAGTTCGGCCTCAACACGCCCGAGGCGCGATATGAGTCCATACTCATGTCGCTGCCTTTAACTGCT AAATGGGAATATATGCACGAGCCGAAACCCAATTCTGCTGAAGGTAATCTAATAAAAGTCCTGAAAAATCCTCGAGACTGGCTCAGTTTGGAGAAGACAGCGAGCGCGAGCAGCCCAAAAGCTACAGTTACGAGCCGTTCTTCTGCTTAA
- the LOC126371443 gene encoding tyrosine-protein phosphatase non-receptor type 14 has translation MPFKLKLKKTRQYNVASKSLFVISVELLDGGVADCTLSVDSTGQECLDNVCQRQAINQPEFFGLRYINRSQQPRWVQLERPLKRQLDKYASSHQLYLRVMYYVISGTSLITDEVTRYHYFLQLKNDLIEGRIICDCQQAVVLASYSRQAEYGNHDRERHTVEYLKNLLTFPKQMLDGGQLIDGSTLAETGRLEWLTAAVIQHHMALHNMSQAQAEEGFITTCQQLRGYGQEMFAARAQLSHSEVTIAVCLTGIRVLTDTSDTPHLYRWQDITNVINHKRTFSIECQKQGESAGFTLPSPEDGKYVWRMCVQQHTFYMRHQAALSEGGNTDHRPKFQEHGLSESREELDGRELGSSVRLEPLTAAHRAHSTSCLELADNHHSRNRALLPSYRPAPDYETAIQQKYQQQRAEAQLRYQNHHHSVVTTNPKPVVYGSHPDIHRIHYPDVTRHTGPLNQGVAATDDYAYGLKFMGTNYPFAVNPNVQTELNPQLHYVNVYKPPPPYPSNGLASNSTPDLAVASQALNYHRGYINSHVSGSSPDLVSTRTALNRQYLGYINPGNHNVINYGRPNIMPGTHGTYNNLASVLDPNPQIIIDPHHISDNFQKVCDERGNIMYSMPMHRIPYQRHLVIPQQQIKLNDTQEPIYENVPLPWQNEHGKVTMRNRAQSLTTTDEIARLNERNSSHPTINKYSNVTKPNLNVPSYHVPIKIENPDSHYVNAQIIKGVRESSVPKDLNTSNRSINKPDDFENVALSVDRLSLKHDEKDYDETPYQSLSTHRVSNNNTINKATDNVTSISVPDMRSDHNANMSHSSGVDSALSNSITNSTYSTSIDLESSNTTNTTKNSTSSVSSKEKKRRRWGVFMGRGTKAVDVKSATLGRDRAKGTTAQPANRHRWSTGLPKFQPLPPSITKETLCQLLERKMSDEQLSFAFEQIPKGREAGASVRTALLPQHAPLNAFSADHLPYEDNRVRLAPTPANPHGYINASHVTMTVGSTQRFYVVAKVGTGAVPKLTSGNPSVEQSALVWECIWQVGARLLAFVGGEARPHYLPPDNTTVEYGKFQVSCGASSRASWGASARLVLRRGGRAARPLWHVHYERWPDARAVPPDVHEFLSFLSEMSALRVSWSWEAAGALGARNAPAALCCAAGAGRAGVALAADLLLHILDTNQELDIPRTISMLHQQRANLIQNVHQYKFLHEVLLQYLKQSRLI, from the exons ATGCCTTTCAAGTTGAAGTTGAAGAAGACGCGGCAGTACAATGTAGCGTCGAAGAGTCTGTTCGTTATAAGCGTAGAATTGCTGGATGGTGGTGTAGCGGATTGCACGCTATCCGTGGATAGTACGGGGCAGGAATGCCTCGACAACGTGTGCCAGAGGCAGGCGATCAACCAGCCGGAGTTCTTCGGGTTACGCTACATCAACAGAAGCCAGCAGCCGCGATGGGTGCAGCTCGAACGGCCGTTGAAGCGCCAGCTGGACAAATACGCGTCCTCGCACCAATTGTACCTTCGCGTGATGTACTATGTGATCTCAGGGACGAGTCTGATCACGGATGAGGTGACCCGGTACCATTATTTTCTTCAATTGAAGAATGATCTGATTGAGGGCCGGATAATCTGTGATTGTCAGCAAGCTGTGGTACTAGCATCGTACAGCCGTCAAGCAGAGTACGGGAACCATGACCGGGAGCGGCACACAGTGGAGTACTTGAAGAACCTGCTGACGTTTCCTAAGCAGATGTTGGATGGAGGCCAGCTCATAGATGGGAGCACCCTGGCAGAGACGGGGAGACTGGAGTGGCTCACTGCTGCTGTGATACAGCACCACATGGCTCTTCACAACATGTCTCAG GCTCAAGCAGAGGAAGGCTTCATAACGACATGCCAGCAGCTCCGCGGCTACGGGCAGGAGATGTTCGCTGCGCGTGCGCAACTGAGCCACAGCGAGGTCACCATCGCCGTCTGTCTTACCGGCATCCGCGTGCTGACCGACACCAGCGACACGCCACACTTGTACAG ATGGCAGGACATAACGAACGTAATCAACCACAAGCGTACGTTCAGCATCGAGTGCCAGAAGCAGGGTGAGTCGGCGGGGTTCACACTGCCGAGCCCCGAGGACGGCAAGTACGTGTGGCGCATGTGCGTGCAGCAGCACACCTTCTACATGCGCCACCAGGCCGCGCTCAGCGAGGGGGGCAACACCGACCATCGGCCCAAGTTCCAG GAGCACGGACTATCGGAGAGCCGCGAAGAGCTGGACGGGCGTGAGCTGGGCAGCTCTGTACGGCTGGAGCCCCTCACGGCCGCACACCGAGCGCACTCCACCTCCTGCCTCGAGCTGGCTGACAACCACCACTCCAGGAACAG GGCCCTCCTTCCCTCGTACCGTCCGGCGCCAGACTACGAGACAGCCATCCAGCAGAAGTACCAGCAACAACGCGCCGAAGCTCAGCTGCGCTACCAGAACCACCACCACTCGGTGGTCACCACCAACCCCAAGCCTGTGGTGTACGGCTCCCACCCAGACATACACCGCATACACTACCCCGATGTCACCAGGCACACCGGCCCTTTGAACCAGGGAGTCGCCGCTACGGACGACTACGCCTATGGTCTAAAGTTCATGGGCACAAATTACCCCTTCGCAGTCAACCCTAACGTTCAAACAGAACTCAACCCTCAGTTACATTACGTTAACGTCTACAAGCCTCCTCCACCGTACCCCTCAAATGGCTTAGCCTCAAATTCCACCCCTGACTTGGCTGTCGCCAGTCAAGCGTTGAACTATCACAGAGGTTACATCAACTCCCATGTCTCAGGCTCGAGTCCTGATCTAGTCTCCACCAGAACTGCTTTAAATCGACAATATCTAGGatacatcaaccctggtaatcATAACGTCATAAACTACGGAAGACCGAACATCATGCCCGGGACCCACGGGACCTACAACAACTTAGCATCAGTATTGGACCCCAACCCTCAAATAATAATAGACCCACATCACATATCGGACAACTTCCAAAAAGTATGCGACGAAAGAGGGAACATAATGTACTCGATGCCAATGCACAGGATACCTTAccagcgacatctagtgataCCGCAGCAACAGATAAAACTGAACGACACCCAGGAACCGATATACGAGAACGTGCCGCTACCCTGGCAAAACGAACACGGGAAAGTAACTATGAGAAACAGAGCTCAGAGCTTAACGACTACAGACGAAATCGCTAGACTAAACGAACGGAACAGTAGTCATCCGACTATAAACAAATACAGCAACGTTACCAAACCAAACCTGAACGTGCCAAGCTACCACGTGCCAATCAAGATAGAAAACCCAGACAGTCATTACGTGAACGCGCAAATAATAAAGGGCGTTCGAGAATCGAGCGTCCCGAAAGACTTGAATACATCGAATCGATCGATTAACAAGCCGGATGACTTCGAGAACGTCGCGCTATCAGTCGATCGGTTGTCTCTAAAACACGACGAGAAGGATTACGACGAGACGCCTTACCAGAGTCTGTCGACGCATAGAGTGTCGAATAACAATACGATAAACAAAGCTACCGATAACGTCACGTCGATAAGCGTACCAGACATGCGGAGCGACCATAACGCTAACATGTCGCACAGTAGCGGGGTGGACAGTGCTCTATCGAATTCGATAACGAATTCGACTTACAGCACGAGTATAGACTTGGAGAGTAGCAACACAACGAACACTACTAAAAATAGTACGTCGAGTGTTAGTAGTAAGGAGAAAAAGCGGCGGCGGTGGGGCGTGTTTATGGGCCGCGGCACGAAGGCGGTGGACGTGAAGAGTGCGACCCTGGGAAGGGATCGTGCCAAGGGGACCACAGCCCAGCCTGCCAACAGACACCGGTGGTCCACCGGCCTGCCTAAGTTCCAGCCACTGCCTCCCAGTATTACCAAAGAAACTCTG TGTCAGCTGCTCGAGCGCAAGATGTCGGACGAGCAGCTGTCGTTCGCGTTCGAGCAGATCCCGAAGGGGCGCGAGGCGGGCGCGTCGGTGCGCACGGCGCTGCTGCCGCAGCACGCGCCGCTCAACGCCTTCAGCGCCGACCACCTGCCCTACGAGGACAACCGCGTGCGCCTTGCGCCCACGCCCGCCAACCCGCACGGGTACATCAACGCCTCGCACGTCACG ATGACAGTGGGCAGTACACAGAGGTTCTACGTGGTGGCTAAAGTGGGCACGGGGGCAGTGCCCAAGCTCACCAGTGGGAACCCCAGCGTCGAGCAGAGCGCGCTCGTGTGGGAATGTATTTGGCAG GTTGGAGCGAGATTATTAGCCTTTGTGGGGGGTGAAGCGCGACCACATTACCTACCGCCTGATAATACCACGGTTGAGTACGGGAAG TTCCAGGTGTCGTGCGGGGCGTCGTCGCGCGCGTCGTGGGGCGCGTCGGCGCGGCTGGTGCTGCGGCGGggggggcgcgcggcgcgcccGCTGTGGCACGTGCACTACGAGCGCTGGCCCGACGCCAGGGCCGTGCCGCCCGACGTGCACGAGTTCCTCA GCTTCCTGTCGGAGATGAGCGCGCTGCGCGTGTCGTGGTCGTGGGAGGCGGCGGGAGCGCTGGGCGCCCGCAACGCGCCCGCCGCGCTGTGCTGCGCCGCGGGCGCCGGCCGCGCCGGCGTGGCGCTGGCCGCCGACCTGCTGCTGCACATCCTCGACACCAACCAG GAACTGGACATCCCCCGCACCATCAGCATGCTCCACCAGCAGCGCGCGAATCTCATACAGAACGTCCACCAGTACAAGTTTCTCCACGAGGTCCTGCTCCAGTACTTGAAACAGTCGCGACTTATATAA